The proteins below come from a single Nocardioides eburneiflavus genomic window:
- a CDS encoding NlpC/P60 family protein: MPATPAQADPDIKDVKARVDRLYHEAEAAQERLHDAKLDLADLRRDLSGLKADQARQDERLDAVREQVSDAVVRQLEGEGISTVGQIVVSDDPGSFLDSLSTMSSFNDLQSSLLSDYDTELEALEIRREATDDRTREIAQLTEQLSAEKDTVDDKLAEAKDLLADLEAEERERLLASRGSTTRLPSSVPATGRAAAAVQYAMAQVGDAYVYGAMGENAFDCSGLTMRAWAQAGVSLPHSSSAQFGSGPRIAASDLQPGDLVFYYSPISHVGIYIGNGMIVHAANPGTGVAVSGLYSMPYVGAVRPG; encoded by the coding sequence TCGACCGCCTCTACCACGAGGCGGAGGCCGCCCAGGAGCGACTGCACGACGCCAAGCTCGACCTCGCCGACCTCCGTCGCGACCTCAGCGGCCTGAAGGCCGACCAGGCACGTCAGGACGAGCGCCTCGACGCCGTCCGCGAGCAGGTCTCCGACGCCGTCGTCCGCCAGCTCGAGGGCGAGGGCATCTCGACCGTCGGCCAGATCGTCGTCTCCGATGACCCGGGCTCGTTCCTGGACTCCCTGTCGACCATGTCGTCCTTCAACGACCTGCAGTCCTCCCTGCTCTCCGACTACGACACCGAGCTCGAGGCACTCGAGATCCGGCGCGAGGCCACCGACGACCGCACCCGGGAGATCGCCCAGCTCACCGAGCAGCTGAGCGCCGAGAAGGACACGGTCGACGACAAGCTCGCCGAGGCCAAGGACCTGCTCGCCGACCTCGAGGCCGAGGAGCGCGAGCGCCTGCTCGCCTCGCGCGGCAGCACGACGCGCCTGCCCAGCTCCGTGCCCGCCACCGGCCGGGCCGCTGCCGCGGTGCAGTACGCCATGGCCCAGGTCGGCGACGCCTACGTCTACGGCGCGATGGGCGAGAACGCCTTCGACTGCAGTGGACTCACCATGCGCGCCTGGGCCCAGGCCGGCGTGTCCCTGCCCCACTCCTCGAGCGCCCAGTTCGGCTCCGGTCCGCGCATCGCCGCGAGCGACCTGCAGCCGGGCGACCTGGTGTTCTACTACAGCCCGATCAGCCACGTCGGCATCTACATCGGCAACGGCATGATCGTCCACGCGGCCAACCCGGGCACCGGGGTCGCCGTGTCGGGCCTCTACTCGATGCCCTACGTCGGCGCGGTCCGCCCTGGCTGA